A section of the Prevotella melaninogenica genome encodes:
- a CDS encoding glycoside hydrolase family 2 TIM barrel-domain containing protein, producing the protein MHKQFLFGLLLSSLTAAPIQADDYPAGGYLFGQATAPTGNEWQAPGALGYNKLPARALFSSFSSVDEARKVLPEFAKDYLSLEGEWSFHFSKNPDERPKDFFTKGYDDSKWDRLQVPVSWNMAGIQKDGTLKYGVPIYVNQWVIFKYNIEPGDWKKGVMREPPKNYTTYEYRNEVGSFRRSFDIPATWDGKEVYLNFDGVDSFFYLWINGRYVGFSKNSRNTAQFDITPYITKGKNEVAVEVYRSSDGSFLEAQDMFRLPGIFRSVNVTATPKVHVADVKAIPSFADGKGTVDLNTTLQNLTTKNTKDLHLRWSIYKNRLFADDNELVATFEDAKAKTTCSSNGQTNVRQTLIVNNAAAWTAEEPNVYVVVGELMQGKKVVETISFQTGFRTVEIKDTPASQDEFGLAGRYYYINGKPVKLKGVNRHDTNPLTGKVISREQMEREIMLMKRANINHVRTSHYPNDPYFYYLCNKYGIYLESEANIESHEYFYGKASLSHVPEFQAAHVDRVMAMTRQLVNQPSIVIWSLGNEAGPGHNFVVAYDSLKAYDASRPVQYERNNDIVDMGSNQYPSIAWTRDAVKGKMGIKYPFHISEYAHSMGNAVGNLVDYWEAMESTNFFMGGAIWDWIDQSMYNYTKDGKRYLAYGGDFGDTPNDGQFVMNGIIFGDEQPKPQYYEVKKVYQYIGTSWKEAKTATLDVFNKNYYSDDLSGYAMSYSLTADGVTVKKGNLELGSVPARSHKSITIAGLNEGLDPNKEYLLHVTYRLKHDMPWAKAGYVQAEEQLPVQAAAARPAIAAAGKVNMSAVKDNKIVFSGKTFTTTFDLAKGTIYNLQYDGKTVIPDGCGPELNAFRAWVNNDNWAYEAWYANGLNNLQHKCTNYTTHANADGSVSVVFNVESQAPYGYRLEGGNANWKKLIEYKEKPFGKDDFHFNTQVVYTIFPDGSIESESAITSNKPNLTLAKLGYTVRIPKKLNLLTYYGRGTVDNYPDRKTGQMIGIYEQQEVEDEFVAFPKPQDTGNHQDTRWLSLTGNDGGDALYGAIFVAKDKMSFSALPWSDNTIAMANHPHELPQSEYTHLHLDMAITGLGGNSCGQGGPLMRDRVMATPHTFGYMIRPMNSVKTNDLVSNANVSLKGATPLTIIRDGEGNVTINANGAKGDIYYRVNGNKKAMKYTGPVSLRDGGTISAWAQENDWLVASQTFSRIESIPLSVVFASSQESGEGDASHLTDGNPSSYWHTMYSVTVANHPHWVDFDCGGMKTIKGFTYLPRQDSNNGNIKKYSIQVSNDGKTWGKAVAEGEFENNRKEKTILLTTPVKARFVRLTALSEQSGQDFATGAEFKVLEK; encoded by the coding sequence ATGCATAAACAATTTTTATTCGGTTTATTATTATCGTCATTAACAGCTGCGCCTATACAGGCTGATGACTACCCTGCGGGAGGCTATCTCTTCGGTCAGGCAACAGCACCAACTGGTAATGAATGGCAAGCACCGGGTGCATTAGGCTACAATAAGTTGCCTGCTCGTGCGTTGTTCTCTTCTTTCTCGTCTGTTGATGAGGCAAGAAAAGTTTTGCCAGAGTTCGCAAAGGACTACCTTTCTCTCGAAGGAGAGTGGAGTTTCCACTTCTCAAAGAACCCTGATGAGCGTCCAAAGGACTTCTTTACAAAGGGTTATGATGACAGCAAGTGGGATCGTTTGCAGGTGCCAGTAAGCTGGAATATGGCGGGTATTCAGAAGGATGGAACATTGAAGTATGGTGTGCCAATCTATGTGAATCAGTGGGTTATCTTCAAATATAACATCGAACCGGGTGACTGGAAGAAGGGTGTTATGCGTGAACCGCCAAAGAACTATACTACTTACGAATATCGTAATGAGGTGGGTTCGTTCAGAAGAAGCTTTGATATCCCAGCAACTTGGGACGGTAAGGAAGTCTATCTTAACTTTGATGGTGTAGACTCATTCTTCTATTTGTGGATTAACGGTCGTTACGTGGGCTTCTCAAAGAACTCGCGCAACACGGCACAATTCGATATTACCCCTTATATCACTAAGGGCAAGAACGAGGTGGCAGTGGAGGTTTATCGTTCGTCTGACGGTAGTTTCCTCGAGGCACAGGATATGTTCCGCCTGCCGGGTATCTTCCGTAGCGTGAACGTTACAGCAACTCCGAAGGTACACGTTGCTGACGTGAAGGCAATCCCTTCATTCGCTGATGGTAAGGGTACTGTCGATCTCAATACAACATTGCAGAACCTCACAACCAAGAATACAAAAGACTTGCACCTTCGTTGGAGCATCTATAAGAACAGACTCTTTGCTGATGACAACGAGTTGGTTGCAACTTTCGAAGATGCGAAGGCAAAGACCACTTGTAGCAGCAACGGACAGACTAACGTTCGTCAGACACTTATCGTGAACAATGCGGCAGCATGGACAGCTGAAGAGCCTAACGTCTATGTTGTTGTTGGTGAGCTGATGCAGGGTAAGAAGGTTGTTGAAACGATAAGTTTCCAAACTGGTTTCCGTACGGTTGAAATCAAGGACACTCCTGCAAGTCAGGACGAGTTCGGTTTGGCTGGAAGATATTACTATATCAATGGTAAGCCTGTGAAACTCAAGGGTGTAAACCGCCACGATACCAACCCATTGACGGGTAAGGTTATCTCTCGTGAGCAGATGGAACGTGAGATTATGCTGATGAAACGTGCGAACATTAACCACGTGCGTACCTCTCACTATCCTAACGACCCTTACTTCTATTATCTCTGTAACAAGTATGGTATCTACTTGGAGAGCGAGGCAAACATCGAGAGCCATGAGTACTTCTATGGCAAGGCATCGCTTTCTCACGTGCCAGAGTTCCAAGCAGCCCACGTTGATCGAGTGATGGCAATGACACGTCAGTTGGTTAATCAGCCTTCAATCGTTATCTGGAGTTTGGGTAACGAGGCAGGACCGGGTCATAACTTCGTTGTAGCTTACGACTCTTTGAAGGCTTACGATGCTTCAAGACCAGTACAGTATGAGCGCAATAACGACATCGTGGACATGGGTTCTAACCAGTATCCAAGTATTGCGTGGACACGTGATGCGGTGAAGGGTAAGATGGGTATTAAGTATCCTTTCCATATCTCAGAGTATGCCCATTCGATGGGTAACGCTGTGGGCAACCTCGTTGACTACTGGGAGGCAATGGAGTCTACTAACTTCTTCATGGGTGGTGCGATCTGGGACTGGATTGACCAGAGTATGTACAACTACACAAAAGATGGCAAGCGTTACCTTGCTTATGGTGGTGACTTCGGTGATACGCCTAACGACGGACAGTTTGTTATGAACGGTATCATCTTCGGTGATGAGCAGCCTAAACCGCAGTATTATGAGGTGAAGAAGGTGTATCAGTATATTGGTACAAGCTGGAAGGAGGCTAAGACAGCTACTTTGGATGTCTTCAATAAGAACTACTACTCTGATGACCTCAGTGGTTATGCAATGTCTTACAGCCTAACAGCTGATGGTGTAACCGTAAAGAAAGGTAATCTTGAACTTGGTAGCGTACCAGCAAGAAGCCATAAGAGCATTACAATCGCAGGACTCAACGAGGGTCTTGACCCTAATAAGGAGTACCTCCTCCACGTAACTTATCGTCTCAAGCATGATATGCCATGGGCAAAGGCAGGTTATGTTCAGGCTGAGGAGCAGTTGCCTGTACAGGCGGCAGCGGCTCGTCCAGCTATCGCAGCAGCAGGTAAGGTGAATATGTCTGCCGTAAAGGACAATAAGATTGTCTTCTCTGGCAAGACTTTTACAACGACTTTCGACCTCGCTAAGGGTACTATCTATAACCTCCAGTACGATGGTAAGACCGTCATTCCAGATGGTTGTGGACCAGAGTTGAACGCTTTCCGTGCATGGGTTAACAATGACAACTGGGCTTACGAGGCTTGGTATGCAAACGGTTTGAATAACCTCCAACACAAGTGTACCAACTATACAACCCACGCAAATGCTGACGGTTCTGTATCAGTTGTATTCAATGTTGAGTCACAAGCACCTTATGGTTATCGCCTTGAAGGTGGCAACGCCAACTGGAAGAAGCTCATCGAGTACAAAGAAAAGCCATTCGGTAAGGACGATTTCCACTTCAATACGCAGGTGGTTTACACTATCTTCCCTGACGGTAGCATCGAGAGCGAGAGCGCAATCACAAGCAATAAGCCTAATCTCACACTCGCTAAGCTGGGTTATACCGTACGTATTCCTAAGAAGCTCAACCTCTTGACTTACTATGGTCGTGGTACTGTAGACAACTATCCAGACCGTAAGACAGGTCAGATGATTGGTATCTACGAGCAGCAGGAAGTTGAGGATGAGTTCGTTGCCTTCCCTAAACCACAAGATACGGGTAACCATCAGGATACTCGTTGGCTCTCACTTACAGGCAATGATGGCGGCGATGCCCTCTATGGTGCTATCTTCGTGGCTAAGGATAAGATGAGTTTCTCTGCGCTTCCTTGGTCAGATAATACCATTGCAATGGCTAATCACCCACACGAGTTGCCACAGAGTGAATACACTCATTTGCATCTTGACATGGCTATCACTGGTCTTGGTGGTAACAGTTGTGGACAGGGTGGTCCGTTGATGCGCGACCGTGTAATGGCAACGCCACACACCTTCGGTTATATGATTCGTCCGATGAACTCTGTTAAGACTAATGACCTCGTTAGCAATGCGAATGTTAGTCTTAAGGGTGCTACACCACTTACTATCATCCGTGATGGCGAAGGCAATGTTACAATCAATGCAAACGGTGCGAAGGGCGATATCTACTATCGTGTTAATGGCAATAAGAAAGCCATGAAGTACACTGGTCCTGTTAGCTTGCGCGATGGCGGTACTATCTCTGCTTGGGCACAGGAGAATGATTGGCTCGTAGCTTCTCAGACCTTCTCACGCATTGAGAGCATCCCATTGTCAGTGGTCTTCGCTTCAAGTCAGGAGAGTGGTGAGGGCGATGCAAGCCATCTTACTGATGGCAACCCAAGCAGTTACTGGCACACAATGTACTCTGTTACGGTGGCTAACCACCCACACTGGGTTGACTTCGACTGTGGTGGAATGAAGACTATCAAGGGTTTCACCTACCTTCCACGTCAGGACAGCAACAATGGTAACATCAAGAAGTACAGCATTCAGGTAAGCAACGACGGCAAGACATGGGGCAAGGCTGTTGCTGAAGGTGAGTTTGAGAACAATAGAAAGGAAAAGACTATCCTCCTCACCACACCTGTTAAGGCTCGCTTCGTTCGTCTGACAGCCCTCAGTGAGCAGTCTGGTCAAGACTTCGCAACTGGTGCTGAGTTCAAGGTATTGGAGAAGTAA
- a CDS encoding transcriptional regulator: MVIDPLFPTCPIRNVLARVCVPDTLCLIQELGRKGEVSYEALSQDFSDCPLSTSLKVLKEDKIIVENNKLYSLSTIGKGLYPLVSTLITWCEKNLFPSTTNNK, encoded by the coding sequence ATGGTAATAGACCCACTCTTCCCAACGTGTCCGATACGTAATGTCCTTGCAAGGGTATGCGTGCCAGACACGCTTTGCCTTATCCAAGAATTAGGTAGGAAAGGTGAGGTGAGTTACGAAGCGTTAAGTCAAGACTTTTCCGACTGTCCTCTTTCCACCTCGCTAAAAGTCTTGAAAGAAGACAAGATTATCGTTGAAAACAACAAGCTATACAGCCTTTCAACCATCGGAAAGGGGCTCTATCCACTCGTCTCAACCCTCATCACTTGGTGCGAAAAGAATCTTTTCCCATCTACAACAAATAATAAATAG
- a CDS encoding cupin domain-containing protein: MKAIETIKNGKNFTAVNVGKLSDIKDYVLSLGEIEIPGKVFVSQALQTTGSELSFQTLIPGQDSGFLHTHKTHEELYFILKGEGEYQVDGEVFPVTEGSIIRVAPEGKRALKNTGNDEMLMLCIQYKANSFAEEDSPMTDGVILNDELKW, encoded by the coding sequence ATGAAAGCAATTGAAACGATCAAGAATGGTAAGAACTTCACAGCAGTAAACGTAGGTAAGCTCAGCGATATCAAGGACTATGTGCTCTCACTTGGAGAGATTGAGATTCCGGGTAAGGTATTCGTTAGTCAGGCATTGCAGACAACAGGTAGCGAACTCTCATTCCAGACACTCATTCCCGGACAGGATAGTGGTTTCCTTCACACACACAAGACACACGAGGAACTTTACTTTATCCTCAAAGGTGAAGGTGAGTATCAAGTTGATGGCGAGGTCTTCCCAGTGACTGAAGGTAGTATTATTCGCGTTGCTCCAGAAGGTAAGCGTGCACTGAAGAATACTGGCAATGACGAGATGTTAATGCTCTGCATCCAATATAAAGCTAACAGTTTTGCAGAGGAAGATTCCCCTATGACCGACGGCGTGATATTGAATGACGAACTAAAATGGTAA
- a CDS encoding winged helix-turn-helix transcriptional regulator gives MNRNEVRDALYPDCPIRNVLSRVGDKWSMLVLFTLENNNSQRFKELQRNIPDISQKMLTATLKTLEGDGLILREAFPEIPPRVEYSLTEKGQSLLPLINNLISWASENMEDIIESRKQYLLK, from the coding sequence ATGAATAGAAATGAAGTAAGAGATGCTCTCTATCCAGATTGTCCTATACGTAATGTACTGTCAAGAGTAGGGGACAAGTGGTCAATGTTGGTGCTTTTCACGTTGGAGAACAACAATAGCCAACGCTTTAAGGAACTGCAGCGTAACATTCCCGATATTTCTCAAAAGATGCTGACTGCAACGTTGAAGACGTTGGAGGGAGATGGACTTATCCTTCGTGAAGCCTTCCCTGAGATACCGCCTCGTGTCGAATATTCACTTACGGAGAAAGGGCAAAGCCTCTTACCGCTTATAAATAACTTGATTTCGTGGGCGAGTGAGAACATGGAAGATATTATTGAGTCGAGAAAACAGTATCTGCTGAAGTAG
- a CDS encoding DNA recombination protein RmuC — protein MVIIYLILGIIIGASIMLLWMKNKSTLEQKKAGEELAVLRSQLDTERRNIDERIAAVKENANQQLEAERKHGEQLRNELQKQAEAKNRLLQEEVRNMAAQMLDESREKMNTADKERLDTLLSPLKERLEAFNQTVTNNSKENTANKTEIKTTFEEALKRLHAEQEMTIKAMREDQERAVKELREQTERIGNDAASLTQALKGDSKMQGDWGEMILEKTLEDCGLIQDQQYFLQQNFKDKDGNNFRPDAVIAFPNNERAVIDAKVSLTAYQAAIKEEDATLRERYMKEHVTSIKKHVDELSDKNYEKLVPGCIGYVLMFIPYESGYSAALKTDPSILQYAYRKHIIILSPSNLLMALQLTHTMWQNFRMTKNVEEILYQSNELFDKFVTFAETFVKIGTNIERLQQDFNKAKGQLNEGKGNIVRRLEGLKTLGISPKKQIPENL, from the coding sequence ATGGTAATAATATATTTAATTCTCGGCATTATCATCGGCGCAAGTATTATGCTGCTATGGATGAAGAACAAATCAACATTAGAGCAGAAGAAGGCTGGTGAGGAATTAGCTGTGCTCCGTAGCCAACTCGACACGGAACGGAGGAATATTGATGAACGTATTGCTGCAGTCAAAGAGAATGCTAACCAGCAACTTGAAGCAGAACGAAAGCATGGCGAACAGCTACGCAACGAACTGCAAAAGCAGGCTGAAGCTAAGAACAGACTGCTGCAAGAGGAGGTGCGCAACATGGCTGCACAGATGTTGGATGAGAGTCGAGAAAAGATGAATACGGCTGACAAAGAACGCCTCGACACCCTCCTCTCTCCTCTAAAAGAACGATTAGAGGCTTTTAATCAGACGGTTACAAACAATAGCAAGGAGAATACTGCCAATAAAACTGAGATTAAAACGACTTTTGAAGAGGCCTTGAAGCGCCTTCATGCAGAGCAGGAAATGACCATCAAAGCGATGCGTGAGGATCAGGAACGTGCTGTAAAAGAACTGCGCGAACAAACGGAACGCATTGGTAACGATGCTGCTTCGCTCACGCAAGCCCTTAAAGGCGACTCCAAGATGCAGGGTGATTGGGGTGAGATGATTCTCGAAAAGACCTTGGAAGACTGTGGACTTATTCAGGACCAACAGTATTTCCTGCAACAGAATTTCAAGGACAAAGACGGCAACAACTTCCGACCAGATGCCGTGATAGCCTTCCCAAATAACGAACGTGCGGTGATTGACGCCAAGGTTTCGCTGACGGCTTATCAGGCAGCTATCAAAGAGGAGGATGCTACTCTGCGCGAACGCTATATGAAGGAACACGTTACCTCTATCAAGAAGCATGTCGACGAACTTTCTGATAAGAACTACGAGAAACTTGTACCGGGCTGCATCGGCTACGTTTTGATGTTCATCCCTTACGAAAGTGGCTATTCTGCTGCCTTGAAGACCGACCCTTCTATCCTACAATACGCCTATCGCAAGCACATCATCATTCTGAGTCCAAGCAACCTGCTCATGGCTTTACAGCTGACACACACCATGTGGCAGAACTTCCGTATGACAAAGAATGTAGAGGAAATCCTCTATCAGTCTAACGAACTCTTCGATAAGTTCGTCACCTTTGCCGAGACTTTCGTGAAGATTGGTACGAATATCGAACGCCTACAACAAGACTTCAACAAGGCTAAGGGCCAGCTAAACGAAGGTAAGGGCAACATCGTCCGCCGATTAGAAGGCTTAAAAACATTAGGTATTAGTCCGAAAAAACAGATTCCAGAGAACTTGTAA
- a CDS encoding GxxExxY protein, whose protein sequence is MQENDITYNIIGAIYKVYAALGPGLLESVYEEALAYQLEINGLKVERQVHVPIFYEGKQLADDLRLDLLVEGQIIVELKAVKELLDTHYKQLLTYLRLSNLHIGLLVNFQTADIKHNIHRVINGYR, encoded by the coding sequence ATGCAAGAAAATGATATCACCTATAATATTATAGGAGCAATATACAAAGTCTATGCGGCACTGGGACCAGGCTTACTCGAATCTGTTTATGAGGAAGCTTTAGCCTATCAGTTAGAGATAAATGGACTAAAAGTAGAGCGTCAGGTGCATGTTCCTATATTTTATGAGGGTAAACAATTAGCTGATGATTTAAGATTAGATCTATTGGTAGAAGGTCAAATTATTGTAGAATTAAAGGCTGTAAAAGAATTGTTGGACACGCACTATAAACAACTCCTAACCTATCTGAGACTATCCAATCTGCACATTGGACTACTCGTAAACTTCCAAACTGCTGATATTAAACATAATATCCATAGAGTTATCAATGGATATAGATAA
- a CDS encoding bifunctional UDP-N-acetylmuramoyl-tripeptide:D-alanyl-D-alanine ligase/alanine racemase, with amino-acid sequence MNYTIEKVTTLIGARRYGDKDANISFVLTDSRSLCFPEETLFFALKSERNDGHNYIPELYARGVRNFVVEVVPEGWATRYPDSNFLKVVGSLEALQRLAERHRDEYLIPIVGITGSNGKTMVKEWLYQLLSPQMVVTRSPRSYNSQIGVPLSVLLLSENTQVGVFEAGISLPGEMMALHDIIQPTIGVFTTLGTAHQENFPSIEAKCHEKIKLFHDTEAIVYSSDDEVMMQCLSQYDYKGQKLDWSTKKEEAAFYIKAIEKKDIETTVSYTWKGKTEGQYKLPFIDDASVENSITCAVVSLHLGLNPETISERMAQLEPVAMRLEVKEGQHGCTLINDSYNSDFNSLDIALDFMNRRPDHKGRRRTLILSDILQSGDTDKDLYSKVAFLCEKRGVEKFIGIGEGLLAQRSAFKHLGEKHFFATVNSFIHSDVFANLHDEVILLKGARQFGFDRLTELLVKKVHETVLEVNLNAVVDNLNWYRSFLKPETKLVCMIKADGYGAGAVEIAKTLQDHRVDYLAVAVADEGVTLRKNGITSNIMIMNPEMTSFKTLFDYDLEPEVYSFRLMDALVKAAQKEGITGFPVHIKLDTGMHRLGFDPQKDMDELIDRLKHQNAIIPRSVFSHFVGSDADNFDEFSARQFALFDEGSKKLQAAFSHKIIRHIDNSSGIEHFPERQLDMCRLGLGLYGINPRTNKTINNISTLKTTILQLRNVPAGETVGYSRKGTIDHDSVIAAIPIGYADGLNRHLGNRNCYCLVNGQKAEYVGNICMDVAMIDVTGIDCKEGDSVEIFGDHLPVTVLSDTLGTIPYEVLTTISNRVKRVYFQD; translated from the coding sequence ATGAATTATACTATTGAGAAAGTAACGACGCTCATTGGCGCACGCCGTTATGGTGATAAGGATGCAAATATAAGCTTTGTTCTTACCGACAGCCGTTCTCTCTGTTTCCCTGAAGAAACATTGTTCTTTGCGCTTAAGTCTGAGCGTAACGACGGACATAATTACATCCCAGAACTTTATGCAAGGGGTGTGAGAAACTTTGTCGTGGAGGTAGTGCCTGAGGGTTGGGCTACTCGTTATCCTGATTCTAACTTCTTGAAAGTTGTTGGTTCGCTGGAAGCCTTGCAGCGACTGGCTGAACGTCATCGTGATGAATACTTGATTCCGATTGTGGGAATCACGGGTTCTAATGGTAAGACGATGGTCAAGGAGTGGCTTTATCAGTTGCTATCTCCGCAGATGGTGGTCACACGCTCACCTCGTAGCTATAATTCTCAGATTGGTGTTCCGCTGTCAGTATTGCTCTTGAGTGAAAATACACAGGTCGGTGTCTTTGAAGCAGGCATCAGTCTTCCGGGTGAGATGATGGCTTTGCACGACATTATCCAGCCTACTATCGGTGTCTTCACCACGCTTGGTACTGCCCACCAAGAGAACTTCCCATCCATAGAAGCTAAATGCCATGAGAAGATAAAACTCTTCCATGACACCGAGGCGATTGTCTATTCTTCGGATGACGAGGTGATGATGCAGTGTTTAAGCCAGTATGATTACAAGGGGCAGAAGCTGGATTGGTCTACTAAGAAGGAAGAAGCGGCTTTCTATATCAAAGCGATTGAAAAGAAAGACATTGAAACAACCGTTTCTTATACTTGGAAAGGGAAGACAGAAGGACAATATAAACTGCCTTTCATCGACGATGCCAGCGTTGAAAATTCTATCACCTGCGCAGTCGTTTCACTCCATTTAGGCCTAAATCCTGAGACCATTAGCGAGCGAATGGCACAATTAGAACCTGTCGCTATGCGCTTGGAAGTGAAGGAGGGACAGCATGGTTGTACGCTTATCAACGATTCTTATAACTCTGATTTCAACTCACTCGATATTGCACTCGACTTCATGAACCGTCGTCCTGACCATAAGGGACGTCGTCGTACATTGATTCTTAGCGATATTCTACAGAGTGGTGACACGGATAAAGATCTATATAGCAAGGTTGCTTTCCTATGCGAAAAGCGTGGTGTTGAGAAGTTTATCGGTATTGGTGAAGGACTGTTGGCACAGCGTTCTGCCTTTAAGCATTTAGGCGAAAAGCATTTCTTTGCTACCGTCAACTCCTTTATCCACAGCGATGTCTTCGCTAACTTGCACGATGAGGTTATCTTATTAAAGGGTGCAAGACAGTTTGGTTTCGACCGACTAACAGAACTCTTGGTGAAGAAGGTGCATGAAACAGTATTGGAGGTGAACCTCAATGCCGTTGTTGACAACCTCAACTGGTACCGCTCTTTCCTCAAACCTGAGACGAAATTGGTTTGTATGATTAAGGCTGACGGCTATGGAGCGGGTGCGGTAGAGATTGCTAAAACCTTGCAAGATCATCGTGTTGACTATCTTGCTGTGGCTGTTGCCGATGAGGGTGTGACCCTTCGTAAGAACGGTATCACAAGCAATATCATGATCATGAACCCTGAGATGACTTCCTTCAAGACGCTCTTTGACTACGACCTTGAGCCTGAGGTATATAGCTTCCGACTCATGGATGCACTCGTAAAGGCAGCACAGAAGGAGGGTATCACGGGCTTCCCTGTTCATATTAAGCTCGATACGGGTATGCACCGATTAGGCTTTGACCCACAGAAGGATATGGATGAGTTGATTGACCGACTGAAACATCAGAATGCTATCATCCCTCGTTCGGTCTTCTCTCACTTCGTTGGCTCTGATGCCGACAACTTCGACGAGTTCTCTGCACGCCAGTTTGCACTCTTTGATGAGGGTAGTAAGAAGCTTCAAGCTGCTTTCAGCCATAAGATTATCCGCCACATAGACAACTCTTCGGGCATCGAACACTTCCCTGAACGTCAGTTGGATATGTGCCGATTGGGCTTAGGTCTTTATGGTATTAACCCACGCACAAACAAGACAATCAACAATATCTCTACGCTGAAGACCACTATCCTTCAGCTGCGCAACGTACCAGCTGGTGAGACTGTGGGCTACTCTCGTAAGGGAACAATCGACCACGACAGCGTGATTGCAGCAATACCAATCGGCTATGCTGACGGCTTGAACCGCCATCTTGGCAACCGCAACTGCTATTGTTTGGTAAATGGTCAGAAGGCAGAGTATGTCGGTAACATCTGTATGGACGTAGCTATGATTGACGTTACAGGCATTGATTGCAAGGAAGGTGATAGTGTTGAAATCTTTGGTGACCACCTCCCAGTGACCGTCCTCAGCGACACGCTCGGCACAATTCCATACGAGGTTCTGACGACAATCAGCAACCGCGTGAAGAGAGTTTACTTCCAAGATTAA
- a CDS encoding Fur family transcriptional regulator yields the protein MNDKQIELLLKTHGIRLTANRILIARTLSGLDNPASMKELEAKIQTIDKSNIFRTLSLFKQQHLVHQLEDGNDVVRYELCLSDEEDEDEDMHVHFYCERCHQTYCFNDIPVPQVELPEGYEQFSINYMIKGICPKCAHRYYLK from the coding sequence ATGAACGACAAACAGATTGAACTGCTCTTAAAAACACATGGCATAAGACTGACTGCAAATCGCATACTCATAGCACGCACATTGTCAGGACTGGATAATCCAGCTTCTATGAAAGAGTTGGAAGCAAAGATTCAAACGATTGATAAGTCAAATATATTCCGTACACTATCACTATTTAAACAGCAGCACTTAGTACATCAATTGGAGGACGGGAATGATGTGGTGCGCTACGAATTATGTCTTAGCGATGAAGAGGATGAGGATGAGGATATGCACGTACACTTCTATTGTGAGCGTTGCCATCAAACCTACTGCTTCAATGACATACCAGTTCCGCAGGTAGAACTGCCCGAAGGATATGAGCAGTTTTCAATCAACTATATGATAAAAGGAATATGTCCTAAATGTGCTCACCGATATTATCTTAAATGA
- a CDS encoding GSCFA domain-containing protein — protein MEFRTIVNIPRPTFELEPCERILFVGSCFADNIGKRFEEEKFHAVVNPFGVMYNPVSVLHTVKKLESQAFDTAVFTLGTNHVYVERATGEIVDNCQKRPQREFEERELTIKECAEALHEAISLLRQANPKVNVILTVSPIRYAKYGYHGSQLSKAVLLLATDKVVKENGDKVYYFPAYEIVNDELRDYRFYKADMLHPNEQAVDYIWEQLVATCFSTEAKEFLREWQPIKEALAHRPFNPEAAAYQDFIKKTMEKAKMLKLKYPNIELNL, from the coding sequence ATGGAATTTAGAACAATTGTCAACATCCCCCGTCCGACATTTGAGTTGGAGCCTTGCGAACGGATTCTTTTCGTTGGGTCGTGCTTTGCTGATAATATTGGCAAGCGATTCGAAGAGGAGAAATTCCATGCCGTGGTAAATCCTTTCGGTGTGATGTACAACCCTGTTTCAGTGCTACATACGGTAAAGAAGTTGGAGAGCCAAGCCTTTGACACAGCCGTATTCACCTTGGGAACAAACCACGTCTATGTGGAGCGGGCGACAGGTGAGATTGTTGACAACTGCCAGAAACGTCCACAGCGAGAGTTTGAAGAGCGCGAACTCACTATTAAGGAATGCGCAGAAGCACTACATGAAGCTATTTCCCTATTACGACAAGCGAATCCAAAGGTTAATGTTATCCTGACGGTTAGTCCTATCCGCTATGCTAAATATGGCTATCACGGAAGTCAATTGTCAAAGGCTGTACTGCTATTGGCAACAGACAAAGTGGTGAAAGAAAATGGTGATAAGGTCTATTATTTCCCAGCTTATGAGATTGTTAATGACGAACTGCGCGACTATCGTTTCTATAAGGCAGACATGCTGCACCCCAACGAACAGGCTGTAGACTATATATGGGAACAGCTTGTGGCAACCTGCTTCTCCACTGAAGCTAAAGAGTTTCTTAGAGAATGGCAACCGATTAAAGAGGCATTAGCCCACCGCCCGTTTAATCCAGAGGCAGCGGCTTATCAGGATTTCATAAAGAAAACAATGGAAAAAGCAAAAATGTTGAAACTAAAATATCCCAATATAGAATTGAATTTATAA